Proteins encoded within one genomic window of Paramisgurnus dabryanus chromosome 11, PD_genome_1.1, whole genome shotgun sequence:
- the LOC135751996 gene encoding dmX-like protein 1 → MNLHQVLTGAVNPGDNCFSVGRINNQPFTAYASGCDVVILGGDFERIQIIPGAKHGNIQVGCVDCSLQGGQIAASYGNIVCVFKPVEFSPRGKAQKLNYHWQESGQFVLESAAHILTWHPSGTCLLTGSASLQLWCNLHVSPDDVEEGASVTHGPLSPWRCVWQCKTAAPTHFIKFSPDGEFFATAGKDDCLVKVWYSTSRWQVDITELFSPIDLGTGEEINFSFIYLAHPRSVTGFSWRKTSKHMPRGAVCNVLLTCCKDSVCRLWAETLLPSDCLLSGLRHSNSINLDVKKSSSNSATQNAMNVNQKQSWREQVRCLSQLSYTGPLPQQQNKHYSHRTNMLHANSLCHFHIAASINPATDIPLLPSISSMSGSEEEPGSAFTVHWLNNKELNLTLNMEVFLQQIRSSLEENDTDEDGDSADGSAAHSVSLPAAAVDHQMDVLLCNWNRAADMLFSIHSMDGSLLVWHVDWLDEYQPGMFRQAQVSFVSRIPVAFPTGDANSLSGSVVMYACNKNVDLAIQHGRQRPAHLPHSTSALIGLSQNKPASNGLRLNISTPNVLMISKHTDGSLNQWAVSFAEDSAFSTVLSVSHKSRYCGHRFHLNDLACHSLLPLLLTTSHHNALKTPDGDTSVPHPTSSRRNRVSSGSVPQDPNAVYSELILWRVDPVGPLSFSGGVSELARINSLHASAFSNVAWLPTFIPSSCLGEYGNSPSACFVASDGHSLRLYQAVIEAKKLLSELSNPDISKYVGEVFNIISQQSTARPGCIIELDAITDFQGKQTQLLHVFEEDLILGNEKSDDCLQESDSSRTLFSARFFLVVLEFSHSGRSLLHMWHLHLEAEPVIMDESHTPPATSSPENSSQFNFETFSSPQTRRSKLNTSNLQTACRLTLTNAKVFCEELHLPEDVEVIRVTPAAGHLSSSSLQPAARAPYLFATSCSDGTVRFWRCRAVFDPVNPVLPSYVWEEWPLLVEESLPSSSALSLSGQLLGLSCCHTSRVAVAHRAERPRGVSGEPLTHVSVFQCQSTGGSRWILEQTLKVSDCYSPDSNGFTKSLTVRDARLAVNDCSVHGKRRVHLDWVSREDGSHILTVGLGSKLYMYGMLSGKLSDMGLSYSSQERCSSHLVPLRVVDLVSSVEGSLPYPVSLSWVRDGILVVGMDCEMHVYSQWQPPAPSKPAAENGVGLGSVTSLPAAVKLEGLRFNPPKKTLTRSMTSLAQKLSGKKTMYDLPAEMEDSGLFEAAQHLFPTLAQYHPVQLLELMDLGKVKRAKAILSHLVKCIAGEIVPLKDTPVNQERRLRSLTISASGSTARDPKMFSKSESSDYTEIDSIPPLPLYALLAADEEAAPRAEGQMDGIDGPRTSSRTDTYDELFQASGIATDDADPFAVDEEDGKAKVIDLSKYSPTFFGPEHARVLSDHLLHSSLPGLTRLEQMSLMALADTIASTSTDSGESQVKGQGGEMLDECGLKFLLAVRLHTFLLTSLPPAHRVQLLCRGLSTCHYAWAFHSEAEEELLNMLPALQKGDPTWPELRSMGVGWWLRSTNKLRRCIEKVAKASYQRNNDPLDAALFYLAMKKKAVVWGLYRSQHNVKMTAFFSNNFSEDRWRKAALKNAFSLLGKQRFQHSAAFFLLAGSLKDAVEVCIEKMQDLQLALVICRLYESEFEMSNTYKQILQRHVLGQDRQIPAHQDPFLRSMACWVLNDYSRALDTLLEEPHIRADILNQEITAASPCNPDVFNFYTFLRTHPLLLRRHISSANKTKVVLTGERRVIDSISFVERRLFFTAAHAHLQAGCPMLALEVLSKMPDVVKRSNARLRQDNSSMSLSEKHEDPASALDWSRQVLNGFESLSDTLSSPPEPVSQSDSVLSFDWSQPSVTLQDEPLEIKWDSDKGDSEEEESGLAMKTIQPENSGVPLNDTSEATSPDNGEDSLALSEDILAAQLKFNCCLKILTTELRTLSTGYELDGGKLRHQLCHWLERGVAALQRCCGYNPFLQQLPEGISADLSRLSAGDDPEVRGTPEHARDVQRRRRQWLKRNQPLLRIFLSYCSLHGSHGGGLASVRMELILLLQESQQVVSQQISVPAQQHATVPLLLAWTARSKTVVANPIVHLTNLTHDILHKINAVDSPPHPDVLNNEIYVMHTLAASLSACIYQCLCDGHIYSHLNPFTGTVYQSVLLTHQSPVRSISMDETSLPNTSPAQWPGIVALLRLLSASGDENQPGPSVLLCEILTAVFLSLFVHGLATHSTHELYRIVAHPLNARLWVAVFGGGVSVPAVQKSSSTPDSELKQRRSRLHSSSSNSRDIPDSPLSPRPVTEQATSVFRERFIPPELSIWDYLIAKPYLPPSDSRVEYDSEESQGSEDEEDEEGDFFDANSQLDEHVNNNSYSWCLMRLAMVQKVMLNLKSFYPMAGHDLLDLPVCSPLCHSALKTLQRWEQLLLQRLEIFGGPPSNYISTELHDESVSSGPALLRHKALLEPANTPFKSCRRSALPVRRLWQFLVKQEDVQETFIRNIFTKKQDRSEDSVPAEPNQHQIETDLGSPGAKARIIHKEPDLITAFAINKANRNCLVIASTHEIHELDVSSILATQIMTWIDEEAEMEVKGNDDFLVVHARDEFGTLHGATPYTHSSPGTPINMPWLGSLQTGRGAAVLIKRNINNVRRMASHPTLPYYLTGAQDGSVRMFEWGHSQQITCFRSPGNPRVTRIRFNYQGNKFGIVDADGALSLWQTSTSGITPKPFLTLQCHKTANDFVFVGSSSLIATAGLSTDNRNVCLWDTLVTPANSLVQAFSCHESGATVLALASKQQLLISGGRRGWISVLDLSQKIQRQSFQAHDSPVKALAVDSTEGRFISGSAEGNIKVWSMSTQSLLHTFSNEHARQSLFRNLGTGVMQIETGPANHLFSCGADGTMKMRVLPNGAGSV, encoded by the exons AAGCTGAACTACCATTGGCAGGAAAGCGGTCAGTTTGTTCTGGAGTCGGCGGCACACATCCTAACTTGGCATCCCTCAG GGACATGTCTGTTGACCGGCTCGGCGTCTCTCCAGCTGTGGTGTAATCTACACGTCAGCCCTGATGATGTAGAGGAGGGCGCGTCAGTGACTCACGGTCCCCTGAGCCCGTGGAGATGCGTGTGGCAATGCAA GACGGCTGCACCGACTCATTTCATAAAGTTTTCACCAGATGGAGAGTTTTTTGCAACTGCTGGAAAG GACGACTGTTTGGTGAAGGTGTGGTACAGCACCAGCCGGTGGCAGGTGGATATCACTGAACTGTTCAGCCCCATTGATCTGGGCACTGGGGAAGAGATCAATTTCTCCTTCATTTACCTGGCTCACCCTCGCTCCGTCACCGGTTTCTCCTGGAGGAAGACCAGCAAGCACATGCCCAG aggtgcagtgtgtaacgtCTTACTGACCTGCTGCAAAGACAGCGTGTGTCGACTCTGGGCAGAAACGCTATTACCCAGTGACTGTCTGCTATCTGGACTCAGACACAGCAACAGCATTAACCTTGATGTGAAGAAATCCTCCAGCAACAGCGCGACTCAGAACGCGATGAAT GTGAACCAGAAGCAGTCGTGGAGAGAGCAAGTGAGATGTTTGTCTCAGCTCTCATATACAGGCCCTCTGCCTCAACAACAGAACAAACATTACAGCCATCGAACAAACATGCTGCACGCCAATTCACTCTGTCACTTCCACATCGCCGCCAGCATAAACCCTGCCACAG ACATTCCTCTGCTGCCATCAATCTCATCTATGAGTGGCTCTGAGGAGGAACCGGGCAGCGCCTTCACCGTACACTGGCTCAATAACAAAGAGCTGAACCTGACCCTGAACATGGAGGTGTTTCTTCAGCAGATCAGAAGCAGCCTAGAGGAGAATG ATACAGATGAGGATGGTGACAGCGCAGACGGCTCTGCCGCACACTCGGTCTCTCTCCCTGCGGCTGCTGTGGATCATCAGATGGACGTACTGCTGTGTAACTGGAACAGAGCCGCTGACATGCTGTTCAGCATCCACTCGATGGACGGATCGCTGCTGGTTTGGCACGTTGACTGGTTGGATGAATATCAGCCCGGCATGTTTCGTCAGGCACAG GTTTCCTTTGTGTCACGTATTCCTGTGGCCTTTCCCACCGGCGATGCCAACTCGCTCAGTGGAAGCGTGGTGATGTACGCCTGCAACAAAAATGTTGACCTGGCCATTCAGCACGGACGTCAGCGGCCCGCACATCTGCCCCACTCGACCTCCGCTCTGATCGGCTTGAGCCAGAACAAACCCGCCTCTAACGGCCTGCGTCTGAACATCTCCACACCCAACGTCCTAATGATCTCCAAACACACCGACGGCTCCCTCAACCAGTGGGCCGTCAGCTTCGCAGAGGACTCCGCCTTCTCGACGGTGCTCAGCGTCTCTCACAAGTCGCGATACTGCGGCCACCGGTTTCACCTCAACGACCTGGCCTGTCACTCTCTGCTACCTCTGCTGCTCACCACGTCACACCACAACGCCCTGAAGACGCCAGATGGGGACACTTCTGTGCCCCACCCCACCTCGTCTCGCAGGAACAGAGTGTCATCGGGCAGCGTCCCCCAGGACCCCAACGCTGTTTACAGCGAGCTGATCCTGTGGCGGGTGGATCCGGTGGGGCCGCTGTCGTTCTCGGGGGGCGTCTCTGAACTGGCCAGAATTAACTCGCTGCATGCGTCCGCCTTCTCAAACGTGGCTTGGCTGCCCACGTTCATCCCCAGCAGCTGTCTTG gCGAGTATGGAAACTCACCCAGTGCCTGTTTCGTAGCCAGTGATGGACATTCACTGAGACTCTATCAGGCTGTTATCGAGGCCAAAAAACTGCTGAGTGAACTCTCTAATCCTGATATTTCT AAATATGTTGGAGAAGTTTTTAATATCATCAGTCAACAATCTACAGCCAGACCAGGCTGCATTATTGAGCTGGACGCCATCACAGACTTT CAGGGAAAACAGACGCAGCTCCTGCATGTGTTCGAGGAAGACCTGATCCTGGGAAATGAGAAATCGGACGATTGCTTGCAGGAGTCGG ACTCCAGCCGGACGCTCTTTTCCGCTCGTTTCTTTCTGGTGGTGTTGGAGTTTTCTCACAGTGGCAGATCGCTCCTGCATATGTGGCATCTTCATCTAGAGGCAGAGCCGGTCATTATGG ATGAAAGTCATACACCTCCTGCGACATCATCGCCTGAGAACTCTTCACAGTTTAACTTTGAGACATTCAGCTCACCGCAAACCCGAAGATCAAAGCTAAACACATCAAATCTACAGACTGCCTGTCGTCTCACTCTAACAAACGCTAAGGTTTTCTGCGAGGAACTCCATCTGCCCGAGGATGTCGAGGTCATACGTGTAACACCTGCTGCAG GTCACCTGAGCTCTTCGTCTTTGCAGCCGGCCGCACGAGCGCCGTATCTGTTTGCCACGTCCTGCTCGGATGGCACCGTCAGGTTCTGGAGGTGTAGAGCCGTCTTTGACCCCGTTAACCCTGTGTTACCATCATACGTCTGGGAGGAGTGGCCTCTGTTGGTGGAGGAGAGTCTGCCCAGCAGCAGTGCTCTGAGTTTGTCTGGACAGCTCCTGGGTCTCAGCTGCTGTCATACTAGCAGAGTAGCGGTGGCTCACAGGGCCGAGAGACCTCGGGGTGTCTCCGGTGAGCCTCTCACACACGTGAGCGTATTCCAGTGCCAGTCCACGGGCGGATCTCGGTGGATACTGGAACAGACCCTTAAAGTAAGTGACTGTTATAGCCCGGATAGTAACGGCTTCACTAAAAGCTTGACGGTCAGGGATGCTCGCTTGGCTGTAAACGATTGCTCGGTACACGGCAAGAGGCGAGTCCATTTAGACTGGGTTTCGCGGGAGGACGGTTCTCACATATTAACTGTGGGTTTGGGATCCAAACTTTACATGTATGGCATGCTTTCGGGAAAACTTTCAGATATGGGGCTGTCCTACAGCAGCCAGGAGCGCTGCTCTTCACACCTGGTTCCACTGCGAGTAGTGGATTTGGTGTCCTCTGTCGAAGGGTCACTACCGTATCCCGTCTCTCTGTCTTGGGTGCGAGATGGCATCTTGGTGGTCGGCATGGACTGCGAGATGCACGTCTACTCTCAGTGGCAGCCTCCTGCCCCGTCCAAGCCGGCAGCCGAGAACGGTGTCGGGCTGGGTAGCGTGACATCTCTGCCTGCTGCAGTGAAACTGGAGGGGCTCCGTTTTAATCCTCCGAAAAAGACGCTCACCAGGTCAATGACTAGTTTGGCTCAGAAACTTAGCGGAAAGAAAACAATGTACGACCTCCCGGCCGAGATGGAGGACTCTGGATTATTTGAGGCAGCTCAACACCTCTTTCCCACTCTGGCCCAATATCATCCAGTACAGTTGTTAGAGCTGATGGACCTTGGGAAGGTCAAAAGGGCCAAAGCCATCCTGTCCCATCTGGTGAAGTGCATCGCCGGGGAGATCGTGCCTCTGAAAGACACCCCTGTCAACCAGGAGCGACGTCTGCGCTCCCTCACGATCAGTGCCAGCGGAAGCACCGCCAGAGACCCGAAGATGTTCAGCAAGAGCGAGAGCTCGGACTACACGGAGATCGACTCTATCCCTCCCTTGCCCCTGTACGCTCTGTTAGCCGCTGACGAGGAGGCGGCCCCCCGAGCCGAAGGACAGATGGATGGCATCGACGGTCCCCGTACGTCCAGCCGAACGGACACTTATGACGAGCTCTTTCAAGCCAGCGGGATCGCCACGGACGACGCAGACCCTTTCGCTGTGGACGAGGAAGACGGAAAGGCCAAAGTCATTGATCTTTCGAAGTACAGCCCCACGTTTTTTGGCCCCGAGCATGCCCGGGTGTTATCTGATCACCTGCTGCACTCAAGTCTGCCGGGCCTGACGCGGTTGGAGCAGATGTCCCTGATGGCTTTGGCAGACACTATTGCTTCCACCAGCACAGACAGTGGAGAAAGTCAAGTGAAAGGCCAAG GTGGAGAGATGCTGGATGAATGCGGGCTTAAGTTTCTTCTGGCTGTTCGTCTTCACACTTTCCTCCTTACGTCTCTACCTCCAGCTCATCGAGTTCAGCTCCTCTGTCGAG GATTGTCTACCTGTCACTATGCCTGGGCCTTTCATTCTGAGGCTGAGGAGGAACTTCTCAACATGCTTCCAGCCCTGCAGAAGGGAGATCCCACGTGGCCGGAGCTGAGATCCATGGGCGTGGGCTGGTGGCTCAGGAGCACAAATAAACTTCGCAGATGCATTGAAAAG GTGGCAAAAGCCTCATATCAGAGAAACAATGACCCTTTAGATGCAGCTTTGTTTTATCTTGCAATGAAGAAGAAAGCTGTTGTTTGGGGACTGTATAG GTCTCAACACAATGTGAAGATGACGGCATTCTTCAGCAATAACTTCAGCGAGGACCGCTGGAGGAAGGCCGCGTTAAAAAACGCTTTCTCTCTGCTCGGAAAACAACGCTTTCAACATTCTGCTGCTTTTTTTCTATTGGCCGGATCTCTGAAAGATGCTGTTGAG GTTTGTATAGAGAAGATGCAGGACCTTCAGCTGGCTCTGGTCATATGCCGACTGTACGAGTCAGAGTTTGAGATGTCCAACACGTACAAACAAATCCTGCAGAGACACGTGCTGGGTCAGGACCGCCAGATCCCGGCTCATCAAGATCCGTTCTTGCGAAGCATGGCCTGTTGGGTCTTAAATGACTACAGCAGGGCTTTGGACACCTTGCTTGAGGAGCCCCATATACGTGCAGATATATTAAATCAAG AAATCACAGCCGCATCGCCCTGTAATCCTGACGTGTTCAACTTTTACACCTTCCTCCGAACTCACCCGCTGCTGCTCCGCCGTCACATCAGCTCGGCAAATAAAACTAAAGTGGTTTTGACCGGGGAGAGACGTGTGATCGACTCTATTAGTTTTGTAGAAAGAAGGCTCTTCTTCACCGCTGCTCACGCACACTTACAAGCTGGCTGTCCCATGCTTGCGTTGGAAGTCCTCTCCAAAATGCCGGATGTTGTTAAACGATCAAATGCGCGCCTCAGACAAGACAATTCGTCCATGTCGTTAAGTGAGAAACATGAAGATCCGGCATCTGCTCTGGACTGGTCTCGGCAAGTGTTGAACGGCTTTGAGTCGCTGTCCGATACGCTGTCTTCTCCTCCAGAGCCAGTAAGCCAGTCGGATTCTGTGCTCAGTTTTGACTGGAGTCAACCCTCCGTGACCCTGCAGGATGAACCTCTGGAGATCAAGTGGGACAGTGACAAAGGCGACTCGGAGGAAGAAGAATCCGGACTGGCGATGAAGACCATCCAACCGGAGAACAGCGGCGTTCCTCTAAACGACACTTCAGAAGCGACCTCCCCGGATAACGGCGAAGATTCGCTCGCCCTCTCTGAGGACATCCTGGCCGCTCAACTCAAGTTCAACTGCTGTCTGAAGATCCTCACCACAGAATTACGGACGCTGTCCACGGGCTACGAGCTGGATGGAGGGAAGCTGCGGCATCAGTTGTGCCACTGGCTGGAGCGAGGGGTGGCGGCCCTGCAGAGATGCTGCGGTTACAACCCGTTCCTCCAACAACTGCCCGAAGGCATCTCTGCAGACTTGAGCCGTCTCAGTGCCGGAGATGATCCGGAGGTCCGGGGCACGCCGGAACACGCCAGAGATGTGCAGCGCAGACGAAGACAGTGGCTGAAGAGGAACCAACCGCTCCTGCGCATCTTCCTCAGTTACTGCAGCCTACACGGCTCTCACGGAGGCGGTTTGGCCTCGGTCAGAATGGAGTTGATTCTGTTGCTGCAGGAGTCTCAACAG GTTGTCAGTCAGCAGATCTCTGTCCCTGCTCAACAACACGCAACGGTTCCTCTTCTGCTGGCCTGGACCGCCCGCTCCAAAACTGTGGTGGCCAATCCCATAGTGCATCTGACCAATCTCACTCACGACATACTGCACAAGATCAATGCTGTGGACTCTCCTCCGCACCCAGATGTGCTCAACAATGAG ATCTATGTGATGCACACGCTGGCAGCATCTCTTTCAGCCTGCATCTATCAGTGTCTATGTGATGGACATATTTACAG TCACTTAAATCCGTTCACGGGCACTGTTTATCAGAGCGTCCTGCTTACCCATCAGTCACCGGTGAGAAGCATCAGCATGGATGAAACATCTCTGCCCAACACATCACCTGCTCAATGGCCCG GTATCGTCGCTCTTTTGCGTCTGCTGAGTGCTTCAGGAGATGAGAACCAGCCCGGTCCGTCTGTGCTTCTGTGTGAGATTCTGACCGCGGTCTTCCTCAGTCTGTTTGTTCACGGTCTGGCCACTCACTCCACCCATGAGCTCTATCGTATCGTTGCTCACCCGCTCAACGCCCGGCTCTGGGTCGCTGTGTTTGGAGGGGGTGTTAGTGTTCCTGCGGTGCAGAAGTCCAGCTCAACGCCAG ATTCAGAACTTAAGCAGAGGCGTTCCAGGCTTCATTCCTCATCGAGTAACTCCAGAGATATTCCCGACAGTCCTCTCAGTCCCAGACCCGTGACGGAGCAGGCAACATCTGTCTTTAGAGAGCGCTTCATTCCACCTGAGCTCAGCATCTGGGATTACTTAATCGCAAAG CCGTACCTGCCTCCGTCTGACAGCCGAGTGGAATATGATTCTGAAGAAAGCCAAGGCAGTGAAGATGAGGAAGATGAAGAGGGAGATTTTTTTGATGCTAACTCTCAACTAGATGAACATGTCAACAATAACTCATACAG CTGGTGTTTGATGCGACTGGCTATGGTTCAGAAGGTTATGTTGAACCTCAAGAGCTTCTACCCGATGGCCGGTCATGACCTGTTAG aTCTGCCTGTGTGTTCACCGCTGTGCCACTCGGCCCTGAAGACCCTGCAGCGATGGGAGCAGTTGTTGCTGCAAAGGTTGGAGATTTTCGGAGGTCCTCCATCAAATTACATCTCCACAGAGCTCCACGACGAGAGCGTGTCGTCTGGACCGGCGCTCCTGCGGCACAAAGCCCTGCTCGAACCTGCCAACACACCTTTCAA GTCTTGCAGACGTTCTGCCCTGCCCGTCAGACGACTGTGGCAGTTCCTGGTCAAACAGGAAGACGTTCAGGAAACCTTCATACGAAACATCTTCACTAAAAAACAAGATCGCAGTGAG GACTCTGTGCCGGCGGAGCCCAATCAACATCAG ATTGAAACGGATCTGGGCAGTCCAGGTGCCAAAGCTCGCATCATCCACAAGGAGCCTGACCTCATCACTGCATTCGCCATCAATAAG GCCAATCGTAACTGCTTAGTGATCGCCTCCACTCACGAGATCCACGAGCTGGACGTCTCCTCCATCCTCGCCACTCAGATAATGACGTGGATTGATGAGGAGGCGGAGATGGAGGTCAAAGG GAATGATGATTTCCTGGTGGTACACGCACGCGATGAGTTTGGCACGTTACATGGCGCCACGCCGTACACGCACAGCAGCCCCGGGACGCCCATCAACATGCCCTGGTTAGGCAGCCTGCAGACGGGCAGAGGAGCGGCCGTG CTGATCAAACGAAACATTAATAATGTGAGACGGATGGCATCGCACCCCACCCTCCCATACT ATTTAACCGGAGCTCAGGATGGAAGTGTGCGGATGTTTGAATGGGGACATTCACAGCAGATCACCTGCTTCAGAAGTCCTGGAAACCCCAGAGTCACAAGAATACGCTTCAATTACCAGGGTAACAAG TTTGGGATTGTGGATGCAGATGGAGCTCTGAGTCTCTGGCAGACCAGCACCAGTGGAATCACACCCAAACCATTTCTG ACGCTTCAGTGTCATAAAACTGCcaatgattttgtttttgtgGGATCATCATCTCTCATCGCCACAGCAGGCCTGTCGACAGACAACAG AAACGTTTGCCTGTGGGACACACTGGTCACACCAGCCAATAGTTTGGTTCAGG CGTTCAGCTGTCACGAGTCCGGCGCTACCGTTCTGGCTTTAGCCTCCAAACAGCAGCTGTTGATCAGCGGAGGCCGGAGGGGTTGGATCAGTGTCCTGGACCTCAGTCAGAAGATCCAGAGGCAGAGTTTCCAGGCCCACGACTCGCCCGTCAAAGCCCTGGCCGTGGACTCCACCGAGGGACGGTTCATCAGCGGATCGGCTGAGGGAAACATCAAG GTGTGGAGCATGTCTACCCAGAGCCTGTTACACACTTTCAGCAACGAACACGCCCGCCAGTCCCTCTTCCGCAACCTCGGCACAGGCGTCATGCAGATCGAAACGGGTCCGGCCAATCACCTCTTCTCCTGCGGGGCGGACGGTACCATGAAGATGCGAGTCCTGCCGAACGGCGCCGGCAGCGTCTAA